In the Ilumatobacteraceae bacterium genome, one interval contains:
- the crtI gene encoding phytoene desaturase family protein — protein sequence MRVVVIGAGFGGLAAAAHLVAAGHEVHVVERSERAGGRAAGAAERGFSLDLGPTVFTMPQLLEDAFGAVGASMSDHVTIRPADPIYRAVFADGSELRVRPGRAAMTQEVREFAGDREAGVFNEFCDWVTDLYELQMPNFIDTNYDSLTGALRPWRAVIDLVRAGGFRRLDRKVASFFEDDRLRRVFSFQSMAVGVAPHRALALYAVTTYMDAVAGVYSVDGGMHQAAAALAKVIGQAGATFEYESTVARILRDGAGATSGIELGNGERRPADAVVCNADLPVAYRTLIGGVDAPRVARRGTYSPSCVVWSAGVAGAPPPGAALHNLHFGAGWGEAFDDVTRRGRPMSEPSMLVSIPSIGDASRAPAGSSTLSAVEPVPNLDGKVDWVRDGERITDRLRRRVADAGYPVDDVRVERVIGPLEWERQGLERGTPFALAHTWRQTGPLRPANHDERVPGLFFAGASTLPGVGVPMVLLSGKLAAERVERYARDTSTVKW from the coding sequence ATGCGCGTCGTCGTCATCGGGGCCGGTTTCGGCGGCCTTGCCGCTGCGGCCCATCTCGTGGCAGCGGGTCACGAGGTGCACGTCGTCGAGCGTTCCGAGCGAGCTGGCGGGCGAGCGGCCGGCGCCGCCGAACGGGGTTTCTCGCTCGACCTCGGTCCGACGGTGTTCACGATGCCGCAGCTGCTCGAAGACGCGTTCGGCGCCGTCGGTGCGTCGATGTCCGACCACGTGACCATCCGACCGGCCGATCCGATCTACCGAGCGGTGTTCGCCGATGGCTCGGAGTTGCGTGTGCGCCCCGGCCGGGCAGCGATGACCCAGGAGGTCAGGGAGTTCGCCGGCGACCGTGAAGCCGGCGTGTTCAACGAGTTCTGCGACTGGGTCACCGATCTGTACGAGCTGCAGATGCCGAACTTCATCGACACGAACTACGACTCGTTGACGGGTGCGCTCCGCCCGTGGCGAGCGGTGATCGATCTGGTCAGGGCCGGGGGGTTCCGCCGCCTCGATCGGAAGGTCGCGTCGTTCTTCGAAGACGACCGCCTCCGACGGGTCTTCAGCTTCCAGTCGATGGCTGTCGGTGTGGCCCCGCACCGTGCGCTCGCGCTCTACGCGGTCACGACGTACATGGACGCCGTCGCCGGCGTGTACTCGGTCGACGGTGGCATGCACCAGGCGGCGGCGGCGCTGGCGAAAGTGATCGGCCAGGCCGGTGCCACCTTCGAATACGAGTCCACGGTCGCCCGCATCCTGCGCGACGGGGCCGGCGCCACGAGCGGGATCGAGCTCGGCAACGGCGAGCGTCGGCCTGCCGATGCGGTCGTCTGCAACGCCGATCTGCCGGTTGCGTACCGCACGCTGATCGGTGGCGTCGATGCGCCGCGCGTTGCCCGTCGCGGCACCTATTCGCCGTCGTGCGTGGTCTGGTCGGCAGGCGTCGCCGGGGCTCCACCGCCAGGCGCCGCACTCCACAACCTGCACTTCGGCGCAGGGTGGGGCGAGGCGTTCGACGACGTCACCCGGCGCGGACGACCGATGTCCGAACCGTCGATGCTCGTGAGCATCCCGTCGATCGGTGATGCCTCGCGCGCTCCCGCCGGCTCGTCGACGTTGTCCGCGGTCGAACCGGTGCCGAACCTCGACGGCAAGGTCGACTGGGTGCGCGACGGTGAGCGCATCACCGATCGTCTCCGCCGTCGCGTGGCCGATGCGGGCTATCCGGTCGACGACGTCCGCGTCGAACGCGTCATCGGGCCGCTCGAGTGGGAACGCCAGGGGCTCGAGCGGGGGACCCCGTTCGCGCTCGCCCACACCTGGCGGCAGACCGGTCCGTTGCGTCCCGCCAATCACGACGAGCGGGTTCCGGGCCTGTTCTTCGCCGGGGCGTCCACGTTGCCGGGCGTCGGTGTCCCGATGGTGCTCCTGTCGGGAAAGCTCGCCGCCGAACGGGTCGAACGCTATGCCCGGGACACGTCGACGGTGAAGTGGTGA
- a CDS encoding GNAT family N-acetyltransferase, with amino-acid sequence MDTRTIAAEHELPALAELAESLQRCPETHVIFFGLDAPGILAELAEATWSDVSAVVVDGDHVIGWMVGDVDPEMGRVWWLGPFVAADADDEWEPIATALLAAGRRQLSAEVDEEEIAVDARFERCRAWAQSEGFAEEEGSAVLRLDVDLDPEPGSATVREVTDVDHDVVARLHEQMFPGTHTTGRALVTGHDDIHRRLVIESDDEVVGYIAVERQADGSGYIDYLGVEPTARRNGLGAVLVRAGVAELRRLDVTDIGLTVRVGNEGARGLYRSLGFDEERVAIPLRRGFSIA; translated from the coding sequence GTGGACACCCGCACGATCGCCGCCGAACACGAACTGCCTGCGCTCGCCGAGCTCGCCGAGTCGCTCCAGCGGTGCCCGGAGACGCATGTGATCTTCTTTGGTCTCGATGCGCCCGGCATCCTCGCGGAGCTCGCCGAGGCGACCTGGAGCGACGTGTCGGCGGTGGTGGTCGACGGCGACCACGTGATCGGTTGGATGGTCGGCGACGTCGACCCCGAGATGGGCCGTGTCTGGTGGCTGGGTCCGTTCGTCGCCGCTGACGCGGACGACGAGTGGGAGCCGATCGCCACCGCACTGCTCGCGGCCGGGCGCCGACAACTGTCGGCCGAGGTCGACGAGGAGGAGATCGCGGTCGATGCCCGCTTCGAGCGGTGCCGCGCCTGGGCGCAGTCGGAGGGGTTCGCCGAGGAGGAGGGTTCGGCGGTGCTCCGGCTCGACGTCGACCTCGACCCCGAGCCGGGGTCGGCAACGGTTCGCGAAGTCACCGACGTCGACCACGACGTCGTCGCCCGGCTCCACGAGCAGATGTTCCCCGGCACCCACACGACCGGCCGCGCGCTGGTCACCGGCCACGACGACATTCACCGCCGCCTCGTGATCGAATCCGACGACGAGGTCGTCGGCTACATCGCCGTCGAACGCCAGGCCGACGGTTCCGGGTACATCGACTATCTCGGCGTGGAACCGACCGCCCGCCGGAACGGTCTCGGCGCCGTCCTGGTTCGTGCCGGGGTGGCCGAGCTGCGCCGCCTCGACGTGACCGACATCGGACTCACCGTCCGCGTCGGAAACGAGGGTGCACGGGGGCTCTACCGGTCACTGGGCTTCGACGAGGAGCGGGTCGCGATCCCACTCCGACGCGGTTTTTCGATCGCGTGA